Proteins from a genomic interval of Amycolatopsis sp. cg13:
- a CDS encoding integrase core domain-containing protein: MARDNPRWGYRRIHGELVGLGHTVAASTVWTILKGAGLDPAPRRTGPTWKQFLTTQAKGILAVDFVHVDTVLLRRLYVLFFVEHDRRCVHGAGVTARPTAEWVVRQVRNVLMELDGRVDGLRFLIRDRDAKFTTAFDEVFASVGIDVLRSPVGAPRANAIAERWVGSVRRECLDLMFIVNRAHLEQVLAEYVDHFNHHRPHRSLGQRPPERQAPVRMREARSVRRHGRLGGLIYEYQQVA, from the coding sequence ATGGCCCGGGACAACCCACGATGGGGTTACCGGCGAATCCACGGTGAACTCGTCGGGCTGGGGCACACAGTCGCGGCATCGACGGTATGGACGATCCTCAAGGGTGCAGGCTTGGACCCGGCACCGCGCCGAACGGGACCGACATGGAAGCAGTTCCTCACTACCCAGGCTAAGGGCATCCTGGCGGTCGATTTCGTCCACGTCGACACGGTGTTGCTGCGCCGGTTGTACGTGTTGTTCTTTGTTGAACACGACCGTCGTTGTGTCCATGGTGCAGGGGTGACCGCTCGTCCGACTGCGGAGTGGGTGGTTCGGCAGGTCCGGAATGTGCTGATGGAGCTTGATGGTCGCGTGGACGGTCTGCGGTTTCTGATCCGTGACCGCGACGCGAAGTTCACCACTGCGTTCGATGAGGTATTCGCGTCGGTTGGCATCGATGTCCTGCGCAGTCCTGTTGGGGCGCCGCGGGCGAACGCGATCGCTGAACGCTGGGTGGGCAGCGTTCGCCGCGAGTGTCTGGATCTGATGTTTATCGTCAACCGGGCTCATCTCGAGCAGGTCCTGGCCGAGTACGTCGATCACTTCAACCACCATCGACCTCATCGCTCCTTGGGCCAACGACCGCCCGAACGACAGGCTCCGGTCCGGATGCGTGAGGCCAGATCGGTACGTCGGCACGGTCGACTTGGCGGTCTGATCTACGAATATCAGCAGGTCGCATGA